One genomic window of Cellulophaga sp. Hel_I_12 includes the following:
- a CDS encoding MerR family transcriptional regulator: MHIELPEKRYYGIGELAKAFNVNTSLIRFWEKEFDVLQPKKNAKGNRKFTPEDVKNLQLIFHLVKERGFTLEGAKMHLKENKLQTLSNLAMIQKLESVKAELIKIKNQL; encoded by the coding sequence ATGCATATAGAACTTCCTGAGAAAAGATATTACGGTATTGGCGAATTGGCCAAAGCATTTAACGTAAATACCTCTTTGATACGATTTTGGGAGAAAGAATTTGATGTTTTACAACCTAAAAAAAATGCCAAAGGCAATCGTAAATTTACGCCTGAGGATGTAAAAAATTTACAACTCATTTTTCACTTGGTTAAAGAACGTGGATTTACGCTGGAAGGTGCAAAAATGCATTTAAAGGAAAATAAATTACAAACCCTCTCTAATTTAGCTATGATTCAAAAGCTAGAAAGTGTGAAAGCAGAACTGATTAAAATAAAAAATCAATTATAA
- a CDS encoding LemA family protein, which translates to MKKGIIAIIVVIALAAIIGMWYVNTNNLLVDMKGQATKQWANVESSYQRRSDLIGNLVKTVQGAADFERGTLTDVIEARAKATSTSIDANNLTPEKMAAFQDAQSGLTGALSKLMVVVERYPELKANQNFLDLQSQLEGTENRINVERNRFNELAGDYNIKIAQIPTNFIAGIANFEPMSLFSSNAGAEDAPDVNFDFE; encoded by the coding sequence ATGAAAAAAGGAATCATCGCTATCATCGTAGTTATTGCTCTTGCAGCAATCATCGGCATGTGGTATGTAAATACAAACAATCTATTGGTTGACATGAAAGGCCAAGCGACCAAACAATGGGCGAATGTAGAAAGTTCGTATCAAAGAAGAAGTGATTTAATTGGCAATTTGGTAAAAACAGTGCAAGGCGCTGCTGATTTTGAAAGAGGTACCTTAACCGATGTTATCGAAGCTCGTGCTAAAGCCACATCAACCTCTATAGACGCCAATAATTTAACCCCAGAAAAAATGGCTGCCTTTCAAGACGCCCAAAGCGGACTAACAGGAGCTTTAAGTAAATTAATGGTGGTGGTTGAACGCTACCCTGAACTCAAGGCGAACCAAAACTTTTTAGACTTACAATCGCAGTTAGAAGGTACTGAAAACAGAATTAATGTAGAACGCAACAGGTTTAATGAATTGGCCGGTGATTACAATATTAAAATAGCCCAAATACCGACGAACTTTATTGCAGGTATCGCCAATTTTGAGCCTATGTCCTTGTTTTCTTCAAATGCAGGTGCTGAAGATGCACCCGATGTAAATTTTGATTTTGAATAG
- a CDS encoding TPM domain-containing protein, whose protein sequence is MSKVEDFLSAEEEQEIVTAIIDAEKNTSGEIRVHIEKHSRVAHFERAQELFHLLKMDNTKEENGVLIYVAVTDKKFVIYGDKGIDKVVPKDFWITTKDIIQEHFKKGAFKNGIVAGVLKAGQELEKHFPWHANDTNELSNEVSKG, encoded by the coding sequence ATGTCTAAAGTAGAAGATTTTTTAAGCGCCGAAGAAGAGCAAGAAATTGTTACTGCGATTATTGACGCTGAAAAAAATACTTCAGGTGAAATAAGAGTTCATATTGAAAAACATAGCCGTGTAGCTCATTTTGAACGTGCACAAGAGCTGTTTCATCTCTTAAAGATGGACAACACCAAAGAAGAAAATGGCGTGCTTATTTACGTAGCTGTAACAGATAAAAAATTTGTGATCTACGGCGATAAAGGAATCGACAAAGTGGTTCCTAAAGATTTTTGGATCACTACGAAAGACATTATTCAAGAACACTTTAAAAAGGGCGCCTTTAAAAACGGAATCGTAGCAGGTGTTTTAAAAGCTGGTCAAGAATTAGAAAAGCATTTTCCTTGGCACGCTAACGATACAAACGAACTATCAAATGAAGTATCTAAAGGCTAG
- a CDS encoding YgcG family protein: MKYLKASLFFLFLSITRLGICQFQIPDKPTVQQGVYDYISLLSEAQENNLVQKLKRYADSTSTQIVVAIISSTQGEEINFLGAQWGQKWGIGQSAEDNGILILLAREDRKIAINTGYGVEGSLTDAMSKRIIEQIIIPEFKAGDYYSGLDRGADAIFAVLNGEFKEDRDFSNNSFPFKSLFPVIIFIIIIIILSNKSRKNGGGNRGNKTGGFDIWDAIILSNMGRGGRSSGGGSFGSGGSFGGGGGFGGGFGGGGFGGGGASGGW, from the coding sequence ATGAAGTATCTAAAGGCTAGCCTATTCTTTTTATTTTTAAGTATCACAAGACTTGGGATTTGTCAGTTTCAAATACCCGACAAACCTACAGTGCAACAGGGGGTTTATGATTATATAAGTTTACTTTCTGAAGCTCAAGAAAACAATTTAGTTCAAAAACTAAAGCGCTATGCGGATAGCACCTCCACACAAATAGTTGTCGCTATTATCAGCAGTACTCAAGGTGAAGAAATTAATTTTTTAGGCGCACAGTGGGGTCAAAAATGGGGCATAGGACAAAGTGCTGAGGATAATGGTATTTTAATCCTCTTAGCCAGAGAAGATCGAAAAATAGCTATCAATACAGGCTATGGCGTTGAAGGCTCTTTAACCGATGCCATGAGCAAACGTATCATAGAGCAAATCATTATTCCTGAATTTAAGGCTGGTGACTATTACAGCGGACTAGACCGCGGTGCTGATGCTATTTTTGCTGTTTTAAATGGCGAATTTAAAGAAGATCGAGACTTTAGCAACAATAGCTTCCCTTTTAAAAGCTTGTTCCCTGTTATCATATTTATCATCATCATCATAATTCTCTCTAATAAAAGCCGAAAAAACGGTGGTGGCAACCGAGGCAATAAAACTGGCGGCTTTGATATTTGGGATGCCATCATCCTGAGTAATATGGGTCGTGGTGGCCGCAGTTCTGGCGGTGGAAGCTTCGGAAGTGGCGGAAGCTTTGGCGGCGGCGGCGGATTTGGTGGTGGCTTTGGCGGCGGCGGCTTCGGCGGCGGCGGCGCTTCAGGAGGCTGGTAA
- a CDS encoding outer membrane beta-barrel protein gives MPKSLITLAFSVFLFSFSHAQEFIIKGKVIDAETKVVLEATTIFAETIADSTLITYTITNQNGVFELEGKTKEREFNLFFTFNGYKTLKLKLARQELIDLQTVALEAQFEELQGVQVSADRIPITIKQDTVEFNASSFKTRPDASVEDVLKKLPGVEVGTDGKITVDGKEVDQVLVNGQVFFSTDPTVATKSLPKDIIDKIQITNTKTKEQEFTGDDGDGETKTINLTVKENKNKGYLGRLAAGYGTDERYQANGLLNYFNNKQRVSIIAGTNNINNAGFSFDEIYDMVGNSGGVSFNGNAGFGQGITTSSTLGTSYADQEKDKYEVSGNYFYSDSESFNDEKTSRENILPDRRFFTDTESSFRGSTNSNEGSADLEFDIDKTLRIELEPSLGINRTNSSNFSNTTSTNEDGELINSNERRTLNDGQQRNFRNELTIFKRLDTVGKYVRLSFRNTNNINENLANLNSTRQVFGSNPSEELLNQETTTNNKTDNYELSVRYRQPIVKNIFVDMGYEYQNNEQNNLRSVFDFDGLTDEYSNFNQSLSSDFRFSNVQQRPSVDLRSDGEKLRLRVGAEFVATDLKNNDFLQNTSFTKDYTNFLFNASVSYRINRTKRLRLGYNSNLDIPSVNQLQPIPNVTNPLNIITGNPNLAPAVNHRISVNYNDYNWKDRTGLFFYMGMNVEENRVSSVTLTDENFLRNTTFINVDGNSSAYAGLGYSKEIKKDSAYSIKFNFRPNFNYAKRVGFTNGERLVSENITVSPRISTTLNFREMVEIEPEYSVTFDNTTYNLENIDNINFVSHNLNLRMTTYWPKNLIFGNDIAYNYNGNVGPGFDKDAIFWNMSLGYQFMDKNATVKVLAYDLLNQNINTRRTSGEDFIQDFQGTVLQQYYMLSFSYKFDQFGGKRPNDGRRMRYN, from the coding sequence ATGCCAAAATCACTAATAACACTAGCATTTAGTGTGTTTTTATTTTCTTTTTCCCACGCTCAAGAATTCATTATTAAAGGTAAAGTGATCGATGCCGAAACCAAAGTTGTTTTGGAGGCGACGACGATTTTTGCAGAAACTATTGCTGATAGTACCTTAATTACCTATACGATCACCAACCAAAATGGTGTTTTTGAATTGGAAGGTAAAACCAAAGAGAGAGAATTTAACTTGTTTTTTACCTTTAATGGTTACAAAACCTTAAAGCTTAAACTAGCCCGTCAAGAGCTTATCGATTTACAAACCGTAGCCCTTGAGGCGCAGTTCGAAGAATTACAAGGCGTACAAGTTTCCGCCGATCGTATCCCTATTACGATCAAACAAGATACGGTAGAGTTTAATGCCAGCTCTTTTAAAACAAGACCCGATGCGAGTGTTGAAGATGTGCTTAAAAAGCTCCCAGGGGTGGAGGTAGGTACCGATGGAAAAATTACCGTAGACGGAAAAGAGGTAGATCAGGTTTTAGTCAACGGACAAGTTTTTTTTAGTACCGACCCTACTGTGGCCACTAAAAGTTTACCGAAAGATATTATTGATAAAATTCAGATTACCAATACCAAAACCAAAGAACAAGAATTTACAGGCGATGATGGTGATGGGGAAACAAAAACCATTAATTTAACCGTAAAAGAAAATAAAAATAAGGGCTATTTAGGACGCTTAGCGGCTGGTTATGGTACGGATGAAAGATACCAAGCCAATGGATTGCTCAATTATTTTAACAACAAACAACGCGTTAGTATTATCGCAGGAACCAATAACATTAATAATGCGGGGTTTTCGTTTGATGAAATCTATGATATGGTCGGCAATTCAGGCGGAGTTTCCTTTAATGGGAACGCAGGCTTTGGGCAAGGGATTACCACCTCTTCTACCTTAGGGACAAGTTACGCAGATCAAGAAAAAGATAAGTATGAAGTAAGTGGAAATTATTTTTATTCGGACAGTGAATCTTTCAATGATGAAAAAACGTCACGAGAAAATATTTTACCAGACCGTCGTTTTTTTACAGACACAGAATCGAGCTTTAGGGGCAGCACCAACTCTAATGAAGGCAGTGCAGATTTGGAGTTTGATATCGATAAAACCCTGCGTATAGAATTAGAACCTTCCTTGGGAATTAACAGAACAAATTCGTCTAATTTTTCGAATACAACATCTACCAATGAAGATGGTGAATTGATCAATAGCAACGAAAGACGCACGCTGAACGATGGCCAACAACGAAACTTTAGAAACGAACTTACTATTTTTAAAAGATTAGATACTGTAGGTAAGTATGTGCGGTTGTCTTTTAGAAATACCAATAATATCAATGAAAATTTAGCGAATTTAAACTCGACCCGTCAGGTTTTTGGTAGCAACCCCAGCGAAGAGCTCTTGAATCAAGAAACCACCACCAATAACAAAACAGATAATTACGAGCTGAGTGTAAGGTACCGCCAACCTATCGTCAAAAATATTTTTGTAGATATGGGCTATGAATACCAGAATAATGAACAAAATAACCTAAGATCAGTTTTTGATTTTGATGGTCTTACAGATGAATATTCTAATTTTAATCAGAGCTTAAGCTCAGACTTTAGGTTTTCGAATGTACAGCAGCGACCCTCTGTTGATTTGAGAAGTGATGGGGAGAAGCTTCGTTTAAGAGTGGGTGCAGAGTTTGTAGCTACAGATCTAAAAAACAATGATTTTCTACAAAACACCTCGTTTACTAAAGATTATACGAACTTTTTATTTAATGCTAGTGTAAGCTACAGGATCAACAGAACCAAAAGACTGCGATTAGGGTATAATTCAAATTTAGATATTCCTTCCGTTAACCAACTGCAACCTATTCCTAATGTAACGAATCCTTTAAATATTATTACGGGTAATCCCAATTTAGCGCCTGCGGTGAACCACCGTATCAGTGTAAATTATAATGACTACAATTGGAAAGACCGTACAGGTTTATTTTTCTATATGGGTATGAATGTGGAGGAGAATCGCGTGTCTTCTGTCACCCTTACTGATGAAAATTTTCTAAGAAATACGACCTTTATTAATGTGGATGGTAACTCGAGTGCTTATGCAGGCCTAGGGTACTCTAAAGAAATTAAAAAAGACAGTGCGTATTCGATTAAGTTTAATTTTAGACCAAATTTTAATTACGCAAAGCGTGTAGGATTTACCAATGGTGAGCGCTTGGTATCTGAAAACATCACCGTTAGTCCAAGAATATCGACCACCCTCAATTTTAGGGAAATGGTGGAGATAGAACCAGAATACAGCGTGACTTTTGATAATACCACCTATAACTTAGAGAATATAGATAACATCAATTTTGTTTCGCATAATTTAAACTTAAGAATGACAACCTACTGGCCTAAAAATTTAATTTTTGGTAATGATATTGCCTATAACTACAATGGCAATGTAGGTCCTGGTTTTGATAAAGATGCTATTTTTTGGAATATGAGTTTGGGGTATCAGTTTATGGACAAAAATGCGACCGTAAAAGTATTGGCCTATGATTTGTTAAACCAAAATATAAATACACGTAGAACCTCTGGGGAAGATTTTATTCAAGATTTTCAAGGTACCGTTTTACAACAATATTATATGCTGAGTTTTAGCTATAAATTTGATCAGTTTGGTGGTAAAAGACCCAATGACGGAAGAAGGATGAGGTATAATTAA
- the der gene encoding ribosome biogenesis GTPase Der, with product MSAIVAIVGRPNVGKSTFFNRLIQRREAIVDAVSGVTRDRHYGKSDWNGVEFSVIDTGGYVKGSDDVFEVEIDKQVELAIDEADAIIFMVDVETGVTGMDEDVANLLRKVKKPVLLAVNKVDNGKRAEDAVEFYALGLGDYYTIASTSGSGTGDLLDALVKVLPEKEKNTDEDLPRFAVVGRPNAGKSSFINALIGEERYIVTDVAGTTRDSIDTKYNRFGFEFNLVDTAGIRRKAKVKEDLEFYSVMRSVRAIEHADVCIVIMDATRGFDGQVQNIFWLAQRNNKGVVILVNKWDLVEDKETNTIKHYTQKIKEAMEPFTDVPIVFISVLNKQRIFKAIETAVQVYENRNRKIQTRKFNDIMLPLIENYPPPAYKGKYVKIKFCTQLPTPYPQFAFFCNLPQYVREPYKRFLENKLRENFDFTGVPISIFMRKK from the coding sequence ATGAGTGCTATTGTCGCCATTGTAGGAAGACCTAATGTAGGGAAATCAACTTTTTTTAACCGACTTATTCAACGTAGAGAGGCTATTGTTGACGCAGTGAGTGGGGTTACCCGTGATCGTCACTATGGAAAAAGTGATTGGAACGGTGTTGAATTTTCTGTGATTGACACAGGAGGCTACGTAAAAGGTAGCGATGATGTTTTTGAAGTAGAAATCGATAAGCAGGTAGAATTAGCGATTGATGAAGCTGATGCCATCATTTTTATGGTCGATGTAGAAACTGGAGTCACCGGTATGGATGAAGATGTGGCCAACCTACTTCGTAAAGTTAAAAAACCAGTTTTATTAGCCGTAAATAAAGTAGATAATGGCAAAAGAGCCGAAGATGCTGTTGAATTTTATGCTTTAGGATTAGGGGATTACTATACCATTGCAAGTACGAGTGGTAGTGGAACAGGTGATTTATTGGATGCCTTGGTAAAAGTATTGCCTGAGAAAGAAAAAAACACCGATGAAGATCTGCCTAGATTTGCTGTTGTAGGACGACCAAATGCAGGAAAATCATCGTTTATCAATGCATTGATAGGGGAGGAACGTTATATTGTTACTGATGTAGCAGGTACTACCAGAGATAGTATTGATACCAAATACAATCGTTTTGGTTTCGAATTTAATTTGGTAGATACGGCTGGTATTCGACGTAAAGCTAAGGTGAAAGAAGACTTGGAGTTTTACTCGGTGATGCGTTCGGTACGTGCTATTGAACATGCTGATGTGTGTATTGTCATTATGGATGCCACCCGTGGTTTTGATGGGCAAGTACAAAATATTTTTTGGCTCGCACAGCGTAACAATAAGGGTGTTGTAATTTTAGTGAATAAATGGGATTTGGTAGAAGATAAAGAAACCAATACCATAAAACATTACACACAAAAAATCAAGGAGGCGATGGAGCCTTTTACCGATGTGCCCATTGTTTTTATTTCGGTACTGAACAAACAACGTATTTTCAAAGCCATTGAAACGGCTGTGCAGGTATACGAAAATAGAAATCGCAAGATTCAAACGCGAAAGTTCAATGATATTATGCTGCCTTTGATAGAAAACTATCCACCGCCAGCCTACAAAGGTAAATACGTTAAGATTAAGTTCTGTACGCAATTACCAACACCCTACCCGCAATTTGCATTCTTCTGTAATTTACCGCAGTATGTTCGAGAACCCTACAAGCGTTTCTTAGAAAATAAGCTGCGTGAAAACTTCGATTTTACAGGAGTTCCTATTTCTATTTTTATGCGGAAAAAGTAG
- a CDS encoding GTP-binding protein: MKSVPNTIALRPRFQITLTAANETVLAAFEDTPTAPFLINRMDDHVFIKFNQEANHFWSPQLHLEIVADEDSQKSKIYGLFGPNPTLWTFFMFLHFGVATIFIALGIWTSSSMALDKPYGIQLGLMVFMVVLWFGLYVFGRAGRSKGKPQMHELHDFMMAKISPYKAS, from the coding sequence TTGAAATCCGTACCAAACACCATCGCTTTAAGACCTCGTTTTCAAATAACCTTAACAGCTGCCAACGAAACTGTTTTAGCTGCTTTTGAAGACACTCCCACAGCGCCATTCTTGATCAATAGAATGGATGACCATGTTTTTATAAAATTTAATCAAGAAGCCAATCATTTCTGGTCACCACAATTGCATTTAGAGATTGTTGCTGATGAAGACTCCCAAAAAAGCAAAATTTATGGCTTGTTTGGCCCTAACCCTACCTTATGGACTTTTTTTATGTTTCTGCATTTTGGTGTAGCCACTATTTTTATCGCCTTGGGAATTTGGACCTCTTCTAGTATGGCACTTGATAAACCCTACGGAATTCAATTGGGGCTCATGGTCTTTATGGTGGTCCTTTGGTTTGGGCTCTATGTGTTTGGTAGGGCGGGAAGAAGTAAAGGAAAACCCCAAATGCATGAACTTCATGATTTTATGATGGCAAAAATAAGCCCCTATAAAGCCTCCTAA
- a CDS encoding TraB/GumN family protein, producing the protein MKKIKNAILALVTILSVAPSAIAQNSLLYKVEGENIATSYVFGTVHMMPKEDFLLEEKVKTAFSESDFIVMELDMDDASMQTEMMKYAMLSGDDSLQNHMTAEEYKILDEYFTAKLGVGMAAFNKMKPFIISSTAMIAHLGQDMASFENTFVQMAGEQKKEIKGLETVAFQMSMFDEQPYEEQIDQVIEMLQKEGGIGGYFDKIIAAYKTQDIEVLYTSLNEFFEEDQAFKEKMLDKRNQNWIPQIADLSKEKTVFYAVGAGHLGGEEGVIRLLKTAGYTVTPVE; encoded by the coding sequence ATGAAAAAGATTAAAAACGCAATCCTAGCCCTAGTCACTATTTTAAGTGTAGCCCCTTCAGCCATCGCTCAAAACAGCTTATTATACAAAGTAGAAGGAGAAAACATTGCAACCTCGTATGTATTTGGTACAGTGCACATGATGCCTAAAGAAGATTTTCTTTTAGAAGAAAAAGTAAAAACTGCATTTTCTGAAAGTGATTTTATTGTTATGGAGTTAGATATGGATGACGCCAGCATGCAAACCGAAATGATGAAATATGCGATGCTTAGCGGCGATGACTCGCTACAAAACCATATGACAGCTGAAGAGTATAAAATTTTAGACGAATATTTTACGGCTAAATTAGGCGTTGGCATGGCTGCTTTTAACAAAATGAAACCTTTTATTATTTCTTCCACGGCCATGATAGCACATTTAGGACAAGATATGGCCAGTTTTGAAAATACCTTTGTACAGATGGCAGGCGAGCAGAAAAAAGAAATAAAGGGACTTGAAACTGTGGCTTTTCAAATGTCTATGTTCGATGAACAACCCTATGAAGAGCAAATAGACCAAGTGATTGAGATGCTACAAAAAGAAGGTGGTATTGGAGGATATTTCGATAAGATCATTGCAGCCTACAAAACACAAGATATAGAGGTGTTGTATACCTCTTTAAACGAGTTTTTTGAAGAAGATCAAGCCTTTAAAGAAAAAATGCTAGATAAGCGTAACCAAAACTGGATTCCTCAAATAGCAGATTTATCAAAAGAAAAGACTGTTTTTTACGCCGTAGGCGCAGGCCATTTGGGCGGTGAAGAAGGTGTTATTCGTTTACTAAAAACGGCAGGCTATACCGTTACTCCAGTGGAGTAA
- the era gene encoding GTPase Era: MIKHKAGFVNIIGNPNVGKSTLMNAFVGEKLSIITSKAQTTRHRILGIVNGDDFQMILSDTPGIIKPAYELQSSMMDFVKSAFEDADILIYMVEIGEKALKDERFFEKLQNSKIPVLLLLNKIDTTEQNIIEEQVQYWQEQLPTAEIHLISALMNFNIKGVFERIIELLPESPAFYPKDQLTDKPERFFVNETIREKILQQYSKEIPYAVEIDTEEFFEDDKIIRMRAVIMVERDSQKGIIIGHKGSALKRVGVEARKDLEKFFDKQVHIELYVKVNKNWRSNANQLKRFGYNQG; encoded by the coding sequence ATGATAAAGCATAAAGCAGGTTTTGTAAATATTATTGGCAATCCCAACGTTGGTAAATCTACTTTGATGAATGCCTTTGTGGGTGAAAAATTATCGATTATCACCTCGAAAGCACAGACCACACGGCACCGAATTTTAGGAATTGTCAATGGGGATGATTTTCAAATGATTTTATCCGATACGCCTGGGATAATTAAACCAGCCTATGAACTGCAATCGTCGATGATGGATTTTGTAAAATCGGCCTTTGAAGATGCGGATATTTTGATTTATATGGTCGAAATAGGGGAGAAAGCCTTGAAAGACGAACGCTTTTTTGAGAAACTACAAAACAGTAAAATTCCCGTTTTGTTGTTATTGAATAAGATCGATACTACAGAGCAAAATATCATAGAAGAACAAGTACAATACTGGCAAGAGCAATTGCCAACGGCAGAAATACATTTAATATCTGCCTTAATGAATTTTAATATTAAAGGCGTTTTTGAGCGCATTATAGAATTATTACCAGAATCACCTGCCTTTTATCCAAAAGACCAGCTCACGGATAAGCCAGAACGATTTTTTGTCAACGAAACGATTCGCGAAAAAATTCTACAGCAGTACAGCAAAGAAATTCCCTATGCCGTAGAAATCGATACGGAAGAGTTTTTTGAAGATGATAAGATCATTAGAATGCGTGCCGTAATTATGGTAGAACGTGATTCTCAAAAGGGGATCATCATAGGTCACAAAGGATCAGCCTTAAAAAGAGTAGGGGTAGAAGCCCGGAAAGACCTAGAAAAGTTTTTCGACAAACAAGTGCATATAGAATTGTATGTAAAAGTGAATAAAAATTGGCGAAGTAACGCTAACCAGTTAAAGCGTTTTGGATACAACCAAGGGTAA
- a CDS encoding sodium:alanine symporter family protein, producing MELINKFLSGVLPYTEWVMLFLIIGGGLFLVFYSKLLPYRYFKHALAITAGKYDDPNDPGEVSHLQALSSAVAATVGMGNIAGVAIAIYLGGPGVVFWIWVTAIIGMCIKFYSCSLSIMYRGEDSDGALQGGPMYYITQGMGKKAKPLAIFFCIAGLFGVLPAFTTNQFTQTLMSVIQPDEAIMVLGEFNWRLGIGVVLSIITSFVIFGGLQKIAKVATAIVPFMVLVYLLAVVYILITNASNILPSFGLIFSEAFNLKTVVTGGLWGLIIIGIRRAVFSNESGVGTAPMFHGQSKTKEPIQEGLVAMLGPFIDTIIVCSLTAIVIIISGAHLDTETNGIAMTLNAFKSSIPYGGVLLMVVVSAFALSTLFTYSYYGTKCLSFITNAKIGKFYNFIYVGSITFAAVASVDLVINLIDLSFALMVIPNMIAVLYLAPRVNKAMKAYFLKVKHDKA from the coding sequence ATGGAACTTATCAATAAATTTTTATCTGGCGTACTCCCTTATACCGAGTGGGTTATGCTTTTTTTAATCATCGGTGGCGGGCTTTTTTTAGTCTTTTATTCTAAATTATTACCCTATCGGTATTTTAAACATGCTTTAGCCATTACAGCGGGTAAGTACGATGATCCAAACGATCCAGGCGAAGTAAGTCACTTACAAGCACTTTCTTCTGCGGTAGCGGCTACCGTGGGGATGGGGAATATTGCAGGCGTGGCCATAGCTATTTATTTAGGCGGGCCAGGCGTTGTTTTTTGGATTTGGGTGACCGCTATTATCGGGATGTGTATTAAATTTTATTCCTGTAGTTTGTCTATCATGTACCGTGGCGAAGATTCGGATGGTGCCTTGCAAGGCGGACCTATGTATTATATTACCCAAGGTATGGGAAAAAAGGCAAAACCTTTGGCTATTTTCTTTTGTATCGCTGGTTTGTTTGGCGTGCTTCCCGCATTTACCACCAATCAGTTTACGCAAACCTTGATGAGCGTGATACAACCAGATGAAGCCATTATGGTTTTGGGCGAGTTCAACTGGCGATTAGGCATAGGTGTTGTGCTGTCTATCATCACCTCATTCGTTATTTTCGGGGGACTCCAAAAAATAGCGAAAGTAGCGACCGCCATTGTTCCGTTTATGGTTTTGGTGTATTTGCTGGCTGTCGTGTATATTTTGATCACGAATGCATCGAATATTTTACCTTCTTTCGGCCTTATATTCTCAGAAGCTTTTAATCTTAAAACGGTGGTGACGGGTGGTTTATGGGGATTAATAATTATCGGCATCCGTAGAGCTGTTTTTTCAAATGAATCTGGCGTGGGTACCGCACCTATGTTTCACGGGCAATCTAAGACCAAGGAACCTATTCAAGAAGGCTTGGTGGCCATGTTAGGTCCATTTATTGATACCATTATTGTATGTTCGCTGACCGCCATTGTTATTATTATCAGTGGCGCGCATTTAGATACCGAGACCAACGGCATTGCCATGACCTTAAATGCCTTTAAAAGTTCTATTCCCTATGGTGGTGTTTTATTGATGGTGGTGGTGAGTGCTTTTGCCTTATCAACCTTATTTACCTATTCGTATTATGGTACCAAATGCCTTTCATTTATAACGAATGCGAAAATTGGCAAGTTTTATAATTTCATTTACGTGGGTAGTATTACCTTTGCAGCGGTAGCATCGGTAGATTTAGTGATAAATTTAATTGATTTGTCATTTGCCCTGATGGTGATCCCGAATATGATAGCGGTATTGTATTTGGCACCAAGAGTTAATAAGGCCATGAAAGCCTATTTTTTAAAAGTAAAACATGATAAAGCATAA
- a CDS encoding putative quinol monooxygenase yields MKTKVPLKLAFLVFLLGFTIQTFSKSKNTNIMNSTKKETIGLLVIMKAKTGKEQDVKSFLLGGLALVNQEPQTVSWFAFQIDNNTFGIYDTFEVEEGRQAHLTGEVAKALLANAGDLLENFDPSTDIQAVDVLASNHKSGLQNKGLLVIMKSKEAKTTDVENFLNVGKQLVGDEPKTLSWYAIKIDATTYAIFDTFADDSGRDTHLTGKVAAALMENAPVLLDGFEASAIQKIDIIASK; encoded by the coding sequence ATGAAAACTAAAGTTCCATTAAAATTAGCATTCCTAGTTTTTCTACTAGGATTTACAATTCAAACATTTTCAAAATCTAAAAACACAAACATTATGAACAGTACAAAAAAAGAAACTATCGGATTATTAGTAATTATGAAAGCAAAAACAGGAAAAGAACAAGACGTCAAAAGCTTCTTACTTGGTGGATTAGCATTAGTAAATCAAGAACCTCAAACAGTATCTTGGTTTGCCTTTCAAATAGATAATAATACTTTTGGTATTTATGATACTTTTGAAGTAGAAGAAGGAAGACAAGCACATTTAACAGGCGAAGTTGCGAAGGCATTATTAGCAAATGCAGGTGATTTATTAGAGAACTTTGATCCTAGCACAGATATTCAAGCAGTAGATGTATTAGCATCTAATCATAAATCCGGATTGCAAAACAAGGGTTTGCTTGTTATTATGAAATCTAAAGAAGCAAAGACAACAGATGTTGAAAACTTCCTTAATGTCGGCAAACAATTAGTTGGTGACGAGCCAAAAACTTTATCTTGGTATGCTATAAAAATAGATGCTACTACATATGCAATCTTTGATACTTTTGCAGATGATTCTGGTAGAGATACACATTTAACAGGGAAAGTTGCAGCAGCACTTATGGAAAATGCGCCTGTTCTTTTAGATGGTTTTGAAGCATCAGCAATTCAAAAAATAGACATCATAGCTTCGAAATAA